In Ornithorhynchus anatinus isolate Pmale09 chromosome 17, mOrnAna1.pri.v4, whole genome shotgun sequence, the following proteins share a genomic window:
- the TIMM22 gene encoding mitochondrial import inner membrane translocase subunit Tim22 has translation MAGPPASDGPGSAEAPLQYSVLLQQLVGERRRPWPGPLEPGVLGGIPSPAKSEEQKMIEAAMESCAFKAALACVGGFVLGGAFGVFTAGIDTNVGFDPKDPYRTPTAKEVLKDMGQRGMSYAKNFALVGAIFSCTECLVESYRGKSDWKNSVISGCITGGAIGFRAGLKAGTIGCGGFAAFSAAIDYYLR, from the exons ATGGCGGGGCCCCCGGCCTCAGACGGCCCGGGCTCGGCCGAGGCCCCGCTGCAGTACAGCGTCCTGCTGCAGCAGCTGGTCGGTGAGCGGCGGCGGCCGTGGCCCGGGCCCCTGGAACCCGGCGTCCTGGGCGGCATCCCCAGCCCCGCCAAGAGCGAGGAGCAGAAGATGATCGAGGCGGCCATGGAGAGCTGCGCCTTCAAGGCGGCGCTGGCCTGTGTGGGAG GCTTCGTCCTGGGTGGCGCATTCGGTGTGTTCACCGCTGGCATTGACACCAACGTGGGGTTTGATCCCAAGGACCCCTACCGCACCCCGACTGCCAAAGAAGTCCTTAAAGATATGGGCCAGAGAGGAATGTCCTATGCCAAGAACTTTGCCCTCGTTGGGGCCATATTTTCCTGCACTGAATGCCTGGTGGAATCT TACCGGgggaaatcagattggaaaaaCAGCGTCATTAGTGGCTGCATTACAGGAGGAGCCATCGGTTTTAGAG CTGGCTTAAAGGCAGGGACCATTGGATGCGGAGGCTTTGCTGCATTTTCAGCCGCAATTGACTATTACCTCCGGTGA